In one Bos mutus isolate GX-2022 chromosome 19, NWIPB_WYAK_1.1, whole genome shotgun sequence genomic region, the following are encoded:
- the ARHGAP27 gene encoding rho GTPase-activating protein 27 isoform X5, protein MQPGLGPSNQRPPTPETDYPDLLTSYPEEDYSPVGSFSEPGPASPFVTPPGWSCHVSPDGQTVYTNNITEEQWVRLENQHGKTYFYNPDDASVQWALPQVPVPVPAPRNSHKSNQNSETPAQATPPEEKIKTLDKAGVLHRTKIVDKGKRLRKKHWSASWTVLEGGILTFFKDSKNSAAGGLRQPSKLSTPEFTVDLKGASLTWAPKDKSSKKNVLELRSRDGSEYLIQHDSEAIISTWHSAITQGIQEMSADLPPEEESENSGVDFRSSERLGSWQEDEPRPGAAPSTPGPGGLEGDVSKVRQKLLRFLLRRPTLQSLREKGYIKDQVFGCPLAELCEREKSSVPRFVQQSIRAVEARGLDIDGLYRISGNLATIQKLRYKVDHDERLDLEDGHWEDVHVITGALKLFFRELPEPLFPFSHFRQFLAAIKLQDPATRFRCVRDLVRSLPAPNHDTLRVLFQHLCRVIEHGERNRMSVQNVAIVFGPTLLRPETEEASMPMTMVFQNQVVELILQQCSDIFPPH, encoded by the exons ATGCAGCCGGGCCTGGGCCCCAGCAACCAGAGG CCCCCCACCCCTGAGACGGACTACCCTGATTTGCTGACCAGTTACCCAGAGGAAGACTATTCCCCCGTGGGCTCCTTCAGTGAGCCTGGCCCCGCCTCTCCCTTTGTCACACCCCCAGGCTGGTCTTGCCATGTGAGCCCAGATGGGCAGACGGTATACACCAACAACATCACCGAAGAACAG TGGGTGAGGCTGGAGAACCAACATGGGAAGACTTACTTCTACAATCCAGATGACGCCTCCGTTCAGTGGGCCCTGCCCCAG GTCCCAGTCCCTGTCCCTGCCCCTCGAAACAGCCACAAATCCAACCAGAACAGTGAGACCCCAGCCCAGGCCACCCCCCCAGAGGAGAAG ATCAAGACTCTGGACAAGGCAGGCGTGCTCCATCGCACCAAGATAGTGGACAAAGGAAAGCGGCTCCG GAAGAAGCATTGGAGTGCCTCCTGGACAGTGCTGGAGGGTGGAATCCTGACTTTCTTCAAAGATTCGAAAAACTCAGCTGCCGGTGGCTTG AGGCAGCCTTCCAAGCTCTCCACCCCTGAATTCACAGTGGACCTGAAGGGGGCCTCTCTCACCTGGGCCCCCAAAGACAAATCCAGCAAGAAGAATGTGCTGGAG CTTCGGAGCCGAGATGGCTCAGAATACCTGATCCAGCATGACTCGGAGGCCATCAtcagcacctggcacagtgcCATCACCCAGGGCATCCAGGAGATG TCCGCAGACCTGCCTCCCGAGGAGGAAAGTGAGAACAGCGGCGTGGACTTTAGGTCCAGTGAGCGCCTAGGAAGCTGGCAGGAGGATGAGCCACGGCCTGGTGCAG CACCGTCCACCCCGGGGCCCGGAGGCCTGGAGGGTGACGTCAGCAAGGTCCGGCAGAAGCTCCTCAGGTTCCTGCTGAGGCGGCCCACGCTGCAGTCGCTGCGGGAGAAGGGCTACATCAAAG ACCAGGTGTTCGGCTGTCCGCTGGCCGAGCTGTGTGAGCGCGAGAAGAGCTCAGTGCCGCGCTTTGTGCAGCAGAGCATCCGCGCCGTCGAGGCCCGGG GGCTGGACATCGACGGTCTGTACCGCATCAGTGGAAACCTGGCCACCATCCAGAAGCTGCGCTATAAGGTGGACCACG ATGAACGTCTGGACCTGGAAGACGGGCACTGGGAGGACGTTCATGTTATCACCGGCGCCCTGAAGCTCTTCTTTCGAGAGCTGCCCGAGCCCCTCTTCCCCTTCTCACACTTCCGCCAGTTCCTCGCGGCCATCA AGCTACAGGATCCGGCCACGCGTTTCCGCTGTGTGCGGGACCTGGTGCGCTCGCTGCCCGCCCCTAATCACGACACGCTGCGGGTGCTCTTCCAGCACCTGTGCCG GGTGATTGAGCACGGAGAACGGAACCGCATGTCAGTGCAGAACGTGGCCATAGTCTTCGGGCCCACGCTGCTGCGGCCCGAGACGGAGGAAGCCAGCATGCCCATGACCATGGTGTTCCAGAATCAGGTGGTGGAGCTCATCCTACAGCAGTGCTCGGACATCTTCCCGCCGCACTGA
- the ARHGAP27 gene encoding rho GTPase-activating protein 27 isoform X4, with protein sequence MVDITAKLTKRQSRDLRGQVDEPPEPVYVNVERQPPATLPRASAAPRGAGDSVWETHTDAGTGRPYYYNPDTGVTTWESPFEATEGAASPATSPASVGSHESLETEWGQYWDEESHRVFFYNSLTGETAWEDELEDQLEDEQEMQPGLGPSNQRPPTPETDYPDLLTSYPEEDYSPVGSFSEPGPASPFVTPPGWSCHVSPDGQTVYTNNITEEQWVRLENQHGKTYFYNPDDASVQWALPQVPVPVPAPRNSHKSNQNSETPAQATPPEEKIKTLDKAGVLHRTKIVDKGKRLRKKHWSASWTVLEGGILTFFKDSKNSAAGGLRQPSKLSTPEFTVDLKGASLTWAPKDKSSKKNVLELRSRDGSEYLIQHDSEAIISTWHSAITQGIQEMSADLPPEEESENSGVDFRSSERLGSWQEDEPRPGAAPSTPGPGGLEGDVSKVRQKLLRFLLRRPTLQSLREKGYIKDQVFGCPLAELCEREKSSVPRFVQQSIRAVEARGLDIDGLYRISGNLATIQKLRYKVDHDERLDLEDGHWEDVHVITGALKLFFRELPEPLFPFSHFRQFLAAIKLQDPATRFRCVRDLVRSLPAPNHDTLRVLFQHLCRVIEHGERNRMSVQNVAIVFGPTLLRPETEEASMPMTMVFQNQVVELILQQCSDIFPPH encoded by the exons ATGGTGGACATCACCGCCAAACTGACCAAGAGGCAGAGTCGGGACCTGCGGGGACAG GTGGACGAGCCCCCGGAGCCCGTGTACGTGAACGTAGAGAGGCAGCCTCCGGCCACATTGCCCCGCGCTTCCGCGGCCCCTCGCGGTGCGGGAGACTCGGTGTGGGAGACACACACGGACGCGGGCACCGGACGCCCCTACTACTACAACCCGGACACGGGCGTGACCACCTGGGAGTCGCCCTTCGAGGCTACTGAGGGCGCCGCCAGCCCGGCCACGTCCCCGGCCTCGGTGGGCAGCCACGAGAGCCTCGAGACCGAGTGGGGCCAGTACTGGGATGAGGAGAGCCACAGGGTGTTCTTCTACAACTCGCTGACGGGAGAGACGGCTTGGGAGGACGAGTTAGAGGACCAGCTGGAGGACGAGCAGGAGATGCAGCCGGGCCTGGGCCCCAGCAACCAGAGG CCCCCCACCCCTGAGACGGACTACCCTGATTTGCTGACCAGTTACCCAGAGGAAGACTATTCCCCCGTGGGCTCCTTCAGTGAGCCTGGCCCCGCCTCTCCCTTTGTCACACCCCCAGGCTGGTCTTGCCATGTGAGCCCAGATGGGCAGACGGTATACACCAACAACATCACCGAAGAACAG TGGGTGAGGCTGGAGAACCAACATGGGAAGACTTACTTCTACAATCCAGATGACGCCTCCGTTCAGTGGGCCCTGCCCCAG GTCCCAGTCCCTGTCCCTGCCCCTCGAAACAGCCACAAATCCAACCAGAACAGTGAGACCCCAGCCCAGGCCACCCCCCCAGAGGAGAAG ATCAAGACTCTGGACAAGGCAGGCGTGCTCCATCGCACCAAGATAGTGGACAAAGGAAAGCGGCTCCG GAAGAAGCATTGGAGTGCCTCCTGGACAGTGCTGGAGGGTGGAATCCTGACTTTCTTCAAAGATTCGAAAAACTCAGCTGCCGGTGGCTTG AGGCAGCCTTCCAAGCTCTCCACCCCTGAATTCACAGTGGACCTGAAGGGGGCCTCTCTCACCTGGGCCCCCAAAGACAAATCCAGCAAGAAGAATGTGCTGGAG CTTCGGAGCCGAGATGGCTCAGAATACCTGATCCAGCATGACTCGGAGGCCATCAtcagcacctggcacagtgcCATCACCCAGGGCATCCAGGAGATG TCCGCAGACCTGCCTCCCGAGGAGGAAAGTGAGAACAGCGGCGTGGACTTTAGGTCCAGTGAGCGCCTAGGAAGCTGGCAGGAGGATGAGCCACGGCCTGGTGCAG CACCGTCCACCCCGGGGCCCGGAGGCCTGGAGGGTGACGTCAGCAAGGTCCGGCAGAAGCTCCTCAGGTTCCTGCTGAGGCGGCCCACGCTGCAGTCGCTGCGGGAGAAGGGCTACATCAAAG ACCAGGTGTTCGGCTGTCCGCTGGCCGAGCTGTGTGAGCGCGAGAAGAGCTCAGTGCCGCGCTTTGTGCAGCAGAGCATCCGCGCCGTCGAGGCCCGGG GGCTGGACATCGACGGTCTGTACCGCATCAGTGGAAACCTGGCCACCATCCAGAAGCTGCGCTATAAGGTGGACCACG ATGAACGTCTGGACCTGGAAGACGGGCACTGGGAGGACGTTCATGTTATCACCGGCGCCCTGAAGCTCTTCTTTCGAGAGCTGCCCGAGCCCCTCTTCCCCTTCTCACACTTCCGCCAGTTCCTCGCGGCCATCA AGCTACAGGATCCGGCCACGCGTTTCCGCTGTGTGCGGGACCTGGTGCGCTCGCTGCCCGCCCCTAATCACGACACGCTGCGGGTGCTCTTCCAGCACCTGTGCCG GGTGATTGAGCACGGAGAACGGAACCGCATGTCAGTGCAGAACGTGGCCATAGTCTTCGGGCCCACGCTGCTGCGGCCCGAGACGGAGGAAGCCAGCATGCCCATGACCATGGTGTTCCAGAATCAGGTGGTGGAGCTCATCCTACAGCAGTGCTCGGACATCTTCCCGCCGCACTGA
- the ARHGAP27 gene encoding rho GTPase-activating protein 27 isoform X3, with protein sequence MVDITAKLTKRQSRDLRGQQVDEPPEPVYVNVERQPPATLPRASAAPRGAGDSVWETHTDAGTGRPYYYNPDTGVTTWESPFEATEGAASPATSPASVGSHESLETEWGQYWDEESHRVFFYNSLTGETAWEDELEDQLEDEQEMQPGLGPSNQRPPTPETDYPDLLTSYPEEDYSPVGSFSEPGPASPFVTPPGWSCHVSPDGQTVYTNNITEEQWVRLENQHGKTYFYNPDDASVQWALPQVPVPVPAPRNSHKSNQNSETPAQATPPEEKIKTLDKAGVLHRTKIVDKGKRLRKKHWSASWTVLEGGILTFFKDSKNSAAGGLRQPSKLSTPEFTVDLKGASLTWAPKDKSSKKNVLELRSRDGSEYLIQHDSEAIISTWHSAITQGIQEMSADLPPEEESENSGVDFRSSERLGSWQEDEPRPGAAPSTPGPGGLEGDVSKVRQKLLRFLLRRPTLQSLREKGYIKDQVFGCPLAELCEREKSSVPRFVQQSIRAVEARGLDIDGLYRISGNLATIQKLRYKVDHDERLDLEDGHWEDVHVITGALKLFFRELPEPLFPFSHFRQFLAAIKLQDPATRFRCVRDLVRSLPAPNHDTLRVLFQHLCRVIEHGERNRMSVQNVAIVFGPTLLRPETEEASMPMTMVFQNQVVELILQQCSDIFPPH encoded by the exons ATGGTGGACATCACCGCCAAACTGACCAAGAGGCAGAGTCGGGACCTGCGGGGACAG CAGGTGGACGAGCCCCCGGAGCCCGTGTACGTGAACGTAGAGAGGCAGCCTCCGGCCACATTGCCCCGCGCTTCCGCGGCCCCTCGCGGTGCGGGAGACTCGGTGTGGGAGACACACACGGACGCGGGCACCGGACGCCCCTACTACTACAACCCGGACACGGGCGTGACCACCTGGGAGTCGCCCTTCGAGGCTACTGAGGGCGCCGCCAGCCCGGCCACGTCCCCGGCCTCGGTGGGCAGCCACGAGAGCCTCGAGACCGAGTGGGGCCAGTACTGGGATGAGGAGAGCCACAGGGTGTTCTTCTACAACTCGCTGACGGGAGAGACGGCTTGGGAGGACGAGTTAGAGGACCAGCTGGAGGACGAGCAGGAGATGCAGCCGGGCCTGGGCCCCAGCAACCAGAGG CCCCCCACCCCTGAGACGGACTACCCTGATTTGCTGACCAGTTACCCAGAGGAAGACTATTCCCCCGTGGGCTCCTTCAGTGAGCCTGGCCCCGCCTCTCCCTTTGTCACACCCCCAGGCTGGTCTTGCCATGTGAGCCCAGATGGGCAGACGGTATACACCAACAACATCACCGAAGAACAG TGGGTGAGGCTGGAGAACCAACATGGGAAGACTTACTTCTACAATCCAGATGACGCCTCCGTTCAGTGGGCCCTGCCCCAG GTCCCAGTCCCTGTCCCTGCCCCTCGAAACAGCCACAAATCCAACCAGAACAGTGAGACCCCAGCCCAGGCCACCCCCCCAGAGGAGAAG ATCAAGACTCTGGACAAGGCAGGCGTGCTCCATCGCACCAAGATAGTGGACAAAGGAAAGCGGCTCCG GAAGAAGCATTGGAGTGCCTCCTGGACAGTGCTGGAGGGTGGAATCCTGACTTTCTTCAAAGATTCGAAAAACTCAGCTGCCGGTGGCTTG AGGCAGCCTTCCAAGCTCTCCACCCCTGAATTCACAGTGGACCTGAAGGGGGCCTCTCTCACCTGGGCCCCCAAAGACAAATCCAGCAAGAAGAATGTGCTGGAG CTTCGGAGCCGAGATGGCTCAGAATACCTGATCCAGCATGACTCGGAGGCCATCAtcagcacctggcacagtgcCATCACCCAGGGCATCCAGGAGATG TCCGCAGACCTGCCTCCCGAGGAGGAAAGTGAGAACAGCGGCGTGGACTTTAGGTCCAGTGAGCGCCTAGGAAGCTGGCAGGAGGATGAGCCACGGCCTGGTGCAG CACCGTCCACCCCGGGGCCCGGAGGCCTGGAGGGTGACGTCAGCAAGGTCCGGCAGAAGCTCCTCAGGTTCCTGCTGAGGCGGCCCACGCTGCAGTCGCTGCGGGAGAAGGGCTACATCAAAG ACCAGGTGTTCGGCTGTCCGCTGGCCGAGCTGTGTGAGCGCGAGAAGAGCTCAGTGCCGCGCTTTGTGCAGCAGAGCATCCGCGCCGTCGAGGCCCGGG GGCTGGACATCGACGGTCTGTACCGCATCAGTGGAAACCTGGCCACCATCCAGAAGCTGCGCTATAAGGTGGACCACG ATGAACGTCTGGACCTGGAAGACGGGCACTGGGAGGACGTTCATGTTATCACCGGCGCCCTGAAGCTCTTCTTTCGAGAGCTGCCCGAGCCCCTCTTCCCCTTCTCACACTTCCGCCAGTTCCTCGCGGCCATCA AGCTACAGGATCCGGCCACGCGTTTCCGCTGTGTGCGGGACCTGGTGCGCTCGCTGCCCGCCCCTAATCACGACACGCTGCGGGTGCTCTTCCAGCACCTGTGCCG GGTGATTGAGCACGGAGAACGGAACCGCATGTCAGTGCAGAACGTGGCCATAGTCTTCGGGCCCACGCTGCTGCGGCCCGAGACGGAGGAAGCCAGCATGCCCATGACCATGGTGTTCCAGAATCAGGTGGTGGAGCTCATCCTACAGCAGTGCTCGGACATCTTCCCGCCGCACTGA